The nucleotide sequence GAATGATCACTTTATTTCGTATTAAGTTTTCGATACTTACTTCTACGGTTCCGTTTTGTTTCCCGTATTTAATAGAATTTATAATTAAATTGGAGAGCACCTGTTCAATTTTCTCCTTATCGCCATTAACCATAACCTTTTCTTCATAATCAATATCGAAAGTGAGTGTTATGTTTTTACGGGCGGCCTTCATTTCATAAAGGTCGAATATGGTTTTAAGCAGTTTTATGATATCGAAATTCTCTTTAACCAGATTGAGATCTCCCACCTCCAGCTTAGTGATCATATCCAGATCCTTAATAATATAAATAAGTCGCTCTACACCCTTACTCGCTCGTTGAAGGTATTTTTTTCGCACCGACTTGTCCTTCATGGCACCATCTAACAGTGTTAGAATGTAGCCTTGTACGGTAAATAATGGCGTTTTTAGTTCGTGTGAAATATTCCCAATAAATTCCTTCCTGTAATTCTCCCGCACTTTTAGCGTTTCAATTTCCAGCTTCTTATTTTGAGCAAATCGTTCTACCTCTCTGGTGAGGGTTTTCATGTCGGTAGTGATCTGCGGTTTGGCAAAAGAAGTTTTGTCCAACAGGGTTACATCGTCGTAGATCTTCTGAATGCGGGTATAGATCATTCGTTCAACCCTGTATTGAATGATCAAAAAACAAACGACATAGGATATTACTACAAATGCGCCGAAATACCAGTAATTGTTAACTTTCGAGAAGAAAAAAAAAACACCCATAGCCAGTGCTAAAAAAAAGGTGATCGCCCCCGAAGTAATCGCGGCAAACCTGTATGTTTTTTTAAATATTACAGCCATCAGACTACAAACTTGTACCCTACGCCTTTTACCGTCTTAAATTTTTCATCACCTATCTTCTCCCTTAGCTTTCGAATGTGAACATCTATGGTTCTCCCTCCAACGACTACTTCATTGCCCCAAATATGATCGAGGATATCCTCCCGTTTAAATACTTTTCCCGGCTTTGAAGCCAACAGAGAAAGAAGCTCAAATTCCTTTCTCGGCAAAATGATCTCTTGCTTACCCTTCATGATCTTGTATTCTTCACGATTGATGGTAAGATTTCCTATACTGAAATTTCCATCCTCTTCCTCTTCTTGTTTAAAACGGCGTAAAAGCGCTTTCACCTTACTGTTTAAAACCTTAGGCTTTATAGGTTTGGTAATATAATCATCGGCTCCGGCGTCAAATCCTGCCACCTGAGAGTAATCTTCACCTCTTGCTGTAAGAAATGTGATCACTGTATCTGATAATTCGGGGATTGCACGTATTTTTTCACAAGCTTCAATCCCGTCCATAACTGGCATCATGACGTCGAGAATGATAAGATGCGGCTTATGCTTTTTGGCCTGACTTATAGCTTTAGCTCCGTTTTCGGCTGTAAATACCTGATAGCCTTCAGAAGTGAGATTGTACCCTACAATTTCCAAAATATCCGGTTCATCGTCCACAAGTAAGATCTTACTTTCCTTTTTCTTCATGACAGTAGTATTTTTCTGGCGATAAATATACTATTATTTAATATTTAGGCACTAAATCATAGTCATTGTTAACGTTAACGTAACATGCTTGTTGGCAATGATTCTAAGAATAGAATATTACCCTTTATAGAGAATTGTCATGAAATAATGGTGTTTATCGCAGATGTATATTTTAAAGGCTGTTTTTATTGACTATTTTTGAGGGTATTTCTGAAAAACAATATGCTCCATTCAAATATTTTTGAAATCTCATCGACCTCCGAATTCGAATCGGTGGCATTGGATACTTTCAGATACCAATATAAAAATGTAGGTGTCTATCGTGAATTTTGTGACCATTTAAAGCGCACTTCAGAAACGGTAAAAACAATAAAGGACATTCCTTTTCTACCTATTGAATTCTTTAAATCGCATAAGGTTATTTCAGAAGAAAAACCTTCCGAAATACTATTCACAAGTAGCGGTACCACCGGGAGTGTGTTGAGCAAACACTACGTTGCCAGCAGCAAACTATACGAGCAAAGCTTTTTGGAAGGATTTAAAAAAACCTATGGCAACCCCACAAACTTCACCATTTTGGCACTACTGCCTTCTTATCTGGAACGAGAGGGGTCATCGCTTATCTATATGGTAGACCACCTTATTCGCAGCAGCAAAAATGAGCACAGCGGATTTTTTTTACACAACGTAGAAGCGTTGATCGAAACACTGCATTTTTTGGAGAAAACGGGGCAAAAAACTATGTTGATAGGAGTTTCTTATGCCTTACTGGATCTAATTGAAAAAGAGCAATTTCATTTAAATCACACCCTCATTATGGAAACCGGCGGGATGAAAGGAAAACGCAAGGAACTTATTAAAGAAGCGCTACATCAAAAACTTAAAGCCGGCTTTGGGGTGAACTCTATTCACAGCGAATACGGCATGACCGAACTGCTCTCACAGGCCTATTCCAAGGGGAAGGGTGTTTTTAATTGTCCGCCATGGATGAAAATCATTACCCGGGATCCTGAAGACGCTTTAAGCCTTTCGGGAAGCAGCGCAGGAGGCATTAATGTAATAGATCTTGCCAACCTTTATTCTTGTTCGTTTATCGCAACGCAGGATCTGGGGAAAGTTTACCGTGACGGAAGTTTTGAAATTTTAGGTAGATTTGATACCAGCGATATTCGTGGGTGTAATTTAATGGTACTTTAATGGCACAAAAATCTGAAAGATCTCCCAATGGTTGTCTGTGGCTGTTTATCGTAATGGTAGTTTGTACGATAAGTTTCGGGATCCTCAAAACACTTTTTCCGCTTCACGACTATCTGGCCTGGGTACTGTCTTTTGGGATTGCAACCTTTTTTGTGATCAATATCATAGGGCGTCCGGCAGGGATTTCGGTGCTGAAGAATGCTGTGATCATTATAATCGTGTTGGCTATTCTAAAGACATTGGGCGGATTTTTTCTGGATGTACTCAGCATTAAAACAGAACCCACGACGTTTAGAACTGAAGAAGCCACTCTGCCTACCACCATGATCGAAAATAACGACACTATTAGAGTGTATAGCACAAAGAGATCGTGGAAGGACAATTACGGCAACCCTTATTCGGGAACCTTAACCGTGCGAGAACCCGATTATCTTAGGCTGAAAGATCATATTAGCCGCTATATCCCACCCTCCGGGGGAAACTTTTGGGGAGCATTGTACGACCATATCGATCGTACTGATACACCCAGTCTCGACCTGATTATAAACGCCTTTACCGATATTGAACAGCAACACCAACTCAATAGGATGGAATTCGCCGAAATGATAGTGAGTTGTGTACAGGATATTCCTTATGCCTTTGTGTTTCAGGAGGAGTGCTTGCCTGCGAGACAATACGAAGCCTCCATTCGAAAAATTCTTGAAAAATGTCCGGAATGCTGTATCGGCAATATTTTGTACGGAATTCAAAATCCGGTGTCCTTTATTCAGAATTTAAAAGGAGATTGCGACACCCGTACCGTGATGATCTATTCCATTCTGAAACATTTTGGGTACGATGTGGCCATACTTAACAGTGATTATTACAGGCACTCCATCCTCGGACTCAATTTGCCGGCTCAAGGGCTGTATAAAATACACAACGGAAAAAAATACGTTCTTTGGGAAACAACGGCCAAGTATTTTGAGATCGGATACTTATCACCATCATACAACGATGTCACCTATTGGAATGTAGTACTAACCAGTAAATAAACCCTTATGAATACGCAACTTTTCACCCTCGCCATTATAGAAGTCATTTTTTCGGTGATTATTACCGTTGTAATTATTTATGTCTCTTATGCTATCTTAAAACGGCTTTTCTTCAGAAAAACTGAAGTTACCGGTAATAATCTTGCCTTTACCATCTTTGCTTCCGGAATTATACTTTCAATAGGGATCATTTTAAGCGAAATACTTCCCTCCATCACGAATGTTATTCGGCTTTCTGTAACACAAAGCGAAACCATAGACACTGCGACTATCATACAGTATTCAGGACTTTATCTGTTTATAGGATTCTTGATGGCAGTCTTTATCAATGCCATGGTATTTATCCTTTTTTCTATGCTTACCAGGGGTGTAAATGAGTTTAAGGAGATACAACAGAACAATCTGGCGGTATCTATTCTGGTAGTGGTAATTCTCATAAGTATAACGCTTATTGCAAAGGAAAGTATAGCGCTGTTAATCAGTTCTTTAATACCCTATCCCGAAGTAACAAATTATATATAGCTTATTGTAAGTTTTTGTAGAGAATTCCGACTTACTTAATGTAAGATTCGAACGATTTTCGTTCAATTTTTCATAATTGGTTGGTTAGTTAATTCCGGAAACCCCACGCCACTAGGTGTGGGGATTTCTGGTTTATACCAACTTTATAATGAAGTAGTTCTTTTTTCCTCGTTGAAGCAATACAAAGGTGTTATTAATAAGGTCTTCGGAAGTGATCGCGTATCCGTCACTAACTTTTTCCTTATTCACCGAAATGGAATTCTCCTTCAACGCCCGGATCGCCTCTCCATTCGATTTTAAGAAGCCTGTTTTTTCGGCTAAAGCGGAAATAATATCAAGACCATTGTTTACTTCAGATCTGGCTATTTCTGCTTGCGGAACACCTTCAAAAACATCCAAAAAGGTTTGTTCATTAAGGTTTTTCAATGCTTCGGAAGTCGATTTTCCGAAGAGAATTTCTGAAGCTTTGACAGCATTTTCGTATTCCGATTCATTGTGAACTGTCGTGGTTACCTCCTGTGCCAGCCTTTTCTGAAGCGTTCGTAAATGAGGTGCTTTTTGGTGTTCTACCACCAAACCTTTTATAGTTTCTTCATCTAAAAAGGTGAAGATCTTTATGTATTTTTCGGCATCTTCATCACTCGTGTTGAGCCAGTATTGATAGAATTTATACGGTGAAGTGCGTTTGGCATCCAACCAGATATTGCCGCCTTCACTCTTTCCGAATTTACTTCCGTCACTTTTAGTGATCAACGGACAGGTAAGCGCATAACCTTTTCCTCCTCCAATACGACGAATAAGTTCGGTTCCGGTGGTGATATTACCCCACTGGTCGCTTCCTCCCATTTGTAATGTACAATTGTGATGCTTATACAAATGAAGGAAATCGTATCCCTGTACCAACTGATAGGTAAACTCTGTAAACGACATACCTTCGGTGTCTTCCCCTTGAATCCTGTTCTTTACCGAATCCTTCGCCATCATGTAATTTACGGTTATATGCTTCCCTACGTCACGAATAAAATCCAGAAAGGAAAATTCTTTCATCCAATCGTAGTTGTTCACCATCACCGCCTTATTTTCGGCACCCGAACTGAAATCTAAAAACTGTGACAACTGTCTGCGAACACATTCCTGATTGTGTCGTAGCGTAGGTTCGTCCAGTAAATTTCTTTCGCTGGATTTCCCTGAAGGATCCCCTATCATTCCCGTAGCACCTCCAACCAATGCCACAGGCCTATGACCGCAACGCTGATAAAACGC is from Constantimarinum furrinae and encodes:
- the tyrS gene encoding tyrosine--tRNA ligase; translated protein: MKLKNFVEELTWRGMIHDVMPETEEHLMAAMRSAYVGFDPTADSLHIGNLVPIMLLAFYQRCGHRPVALVGGATGMIGDPSGKSSERNLLDEPTLRHNQECVRRQLSQFLDFSSGAENKAVMVNNYDWMKEFSFLDFIRDVGKHITVNYMMAKDSVKNRIQGEDTEGMSFTEFTYQLVQGYDFLHLYKHHNCTLQMGGSDQWGNITTGTELIRRIGGGKGYALTCPLITKSDGSKFGKSEGGNIWLDAKRTSPYKFYQYWLNTSDEDAEKYIKIFTFLDEETIKGLVVEHQKAPHLRTLQKRLAQEVTTTVHNESEYENAVKASEILFGKSTSEALKNLNEQTFLDVFEGVPQAEIARSEVNNGLDIISALAEKTGFLKSNGEAIRALKENSISVNKEKVSDGYAITSEDLINNTFVLLQRGKKNYFIIKLV
- a CDS encoding sensor histidine kinase — its product is MAVIFKKTYRFAAITSGAITFFLALAMGVFFFFSKVNNYWYFGAFVVISYVVCFLIIQYRVERMIYTRIQKIYDDVTLLDKTSFAKPQITTDMKTLTREVERFAQNKKLEIETLKVRENYRKEFIGNISHELKTPLFTVQGYILTLLDGAMKDKSVRKKYLQRASKGVERLIYIIKDLDMITKLEVGDLNLVKENFDIIKLLKTIFDLYEMKAARKNITLTFDIDYEEKVMVNGDKEKIEQVLSNLIINSIKYGKQNGTVEVSIENLIRNKVIIRVTDNGEGIAREHIPRVFERFYRVDKSGSRKEGGSGLGLAIVKHIVEAHNEKIYIESQLGVGSEFSFTLEKAK
- a CDS encoding response regulator transcription factor, encoding MKKKESKILLVDDEPDILEIVGYNLTSEGYQVFTAENGAKAISQAKKHKPHLIILDVMMPVMDGIEACEKIRAIPELSDTVITFLTARGEDYSQVAGFDAGADDYITKPIKPKVLNSKVKALLRRFKQEEEEDGNFSIGNLTINREEYKIMKGKQEIILPRKEFELLSLLASKPGKVFKREDILDHIWGNEVVVGGRTIDVHIRKLREKIGDEKFKTVKGVGYKFVV
- a CDS encoding DUF350 domain-containing protein, with the translated sequence MNTQLFTLAIIEVIFSVIITVVIIYVSYAILKRLFFRKTEVTGNNLAFTIFASGIILSIGIILSEILPSITNVIRLSVTQSETIDTATIIQYSGLYLFIGFLMAVFINAMVFILFSMLTRGVNEFKEIQQNNLAVSILVVVILISITLIAKESIALLISSLIPYPEVTNYI
- a CDS encoding LuxE/PaaK family acyltransferase; amino-acid sequence: MLHSNIFEISSTSEFESVALDTFRYQYKNVGVYREFCDHLKRTSETVKTIKDIPFLPIEFFKSHKVISEEKPSEILFTSSGTTGSVLSKHYVASSKLYEQSFLEGFKKTYGNPTNFTILALLPSYLEREGSSLIYMVDHLIRSSKNEHSGFFLHNVEALIETLHFLEKTGQKTMLIGVSYALLDLIEKEQFHLNHTLIMETGGMKGKRKELIKEALHQKLKAGFGVNSIHSEYGMTELLSQAYSKGKGVFNCPPWMKIITRDPEDALSLSGSSAGGINVIDLANLYSCSFIATQDLGKVYRDGSFEILGRFDTSDIRGCNLMVL